Proteins encoded in a region of the Elusimicrobiota bacterium genome:
- the rpsT gene encoding 30S ribosomal protein S20: protein MAKPKSKRHASALKAHRKSLVRKAFNYQVRSRVRTLTAKVLKDISAKNKEAATASFILAQSAWQKAAKTGIFTKQAASRKIGNLASKIAAL from the coding sequence ATGGCAAAACCCAAAAGCAAGCGGCATGCATCAGCGTTAAAAGCACATCGAAAATCATTGGTTCGAAAAGCATTCAACTATCAAGTTCGTAGCCGCGTCCGAACCCTCACTGCAAAAGTTCTCAAAGACATCTCCGCCAAAAACAAAGAGGCAGCAACCGCCAGTTTTATTTTGGCTCAATCAGCTTGGCAAAAAGCAGCCAAAACTGGAATTTTCACCAAACAGGCGGCCTCTCGAAAAATTGGCAATTTGGCTTCAAAAATTGCTGCGTTGTAA
- the murJ gene encoding putative lipid II flippase MurJ: MKSRENQAQFGRRVGNFASATLISRILGYVRDSLVAAYFGGGHQTDAFYAAIKIPNLFRRFLGEGSLTAAFVPVFTETLHKKGKEEASRLFSSVFFGLTIILSIVVVLGMIFAPQVTRLVSWGFVNDPEKFALTTQLTRLCFPFLLLICLAALVSAVLHSCGRFFIPAISPSGLSIGEISFIVFFASRMSHPIEGLAISAVVGVGIHLLWQVPSLIREGFFLRFSSPFSHPEVKKIFLLMIPTVIGLCADQVNSFVDQFCASFLREGSISALYNSNRVMQLPLALFGVTVSSVALPALSRSSAENNSAEFKDIITHSLRLANFVLIPSCIGLAVLGFPIVQVLFERGQFLKENSVMTYATLVPYVAGLPAYSAIKILASAFYAHKNTRTPVKVAFFAMGLNVILDVLFMWKWEAAGLALATTISAIYQACALYYFLRKEWGPSGGKGILKSFVSASGVGLIMGAVCWYVGFIVLAHAPLAIRVFLSISVGCVFYFSISKWAKIKEVDDFLNILKRKSLTS; the protein is encoded by the coding sequence ATGAAATCTCGAGAGAATCAAGCTCAATTTGGTCGACGGGTCGGCAATTTTGCGAGCGCTACTCTTATCTCCAGAATTTTGGGTTATGTGCGTGATTCGCTGGTTGCGGCCTATTTTGGTGGAGGACACCAAACCGATGCTTTTTACGCCGCCATCAAGATTCCGAATTTGTTTAGACGATTCTTGGGAGAAGGTTCCCTGACTGCCGCTTTTGTTCCCGTGTTCACCGAAACGCTGCACAAGAAAGGGAAAGAAGAAGCCTCCCGTCTTTTTTCGTCGGTTTTTTTCGGTTTAACCATCATCCTCTCAATCGTTGTGGTTTTGGGCATGATCTTTGCCCCGCAAGTGACCCGCCTCGTGTCCTGGGGCTTTGTGAATGACCCGGAAAAATTTGCGCTCACCACCCAGTTAACTCGTCTTTGTTTTCCATTTCTTCTATTAATTTGTTTGGCGGCTTTGGTTTCTGCCGTTCTTCATTCCTGTGGGCGGTTTTTTATTCCGGCAATTTCTCCATCGGGCCTTTCTATAGGGGAAATATCTTTTATTGTGTTTTTTGCGTCTCGCATGTCCCATCCCATTGAGGGATTGGCGATCAGCGCGGTGGTGGGGGTGGGAATTCATCTTCTCTGGCAAGTTCCTTCCTTAATTCGAGAAGGCTTTTTTTTGAGATTCTCTTCGCCGTTTTCCCATCCCGAAGTCAAAAAAATATTCCTGCTGATGATTCCCACTGTCATTGGCTTGTGCGCGGACCAAGTGAATTCATTTGTGGATCAGTTTTGCGCGAGTTTTTTGAGGGAAGGTTCTATCTCTGCCTTGTACAATTCCAATCGCGTGATGCAGTTGCCGCTCGCTCTTTTCGGCGTGACTGTTTCAAGTGTCGCGCTTCCCGCTCTTTCCAGATCATCCGCTGAAAACAATTCAGCGGAGTTTAAGGACATTATTACTCATTCGCTTCGGCTGGCGAATTTTGTTCTCATCCCGTCTTGCATAGGTTTGGCGGTGCTGGGTTTTCCCATTGTTCAAGTTCTCTTTGAACGGGGGCAATTTTTAAAGGAAAACTCCGTCATGACCTATGCCACCCTAGTCCCTTATGTGGCGGGTTTGCCAGCCTATTCCGCTATCAAAATTTTGGCCTCCGCCTTTTATGCCCACAAAAATACGCGGACCCCGGTAAAGGTGGCTTTTTTCGCCATGGGTCTCAATGTGATATTGGATGTCTTGTTTATGTGGAAATGGGAAGCGGCCGGACTCGCCTTGGCCACCACCATTTCGGCGATTTATCAGGCTTGTGCCCTTTATTATTTTTTAAGGAAGGAATGGGGCCCCTCTGGAGGAAAAGGAATATTGAAAAGTTTTGTTTCCGCTTCGGGGGTTGGTTTGATTATGGGCGCTGTGTGTTGGTACGTGGGATTTATTGTTTTGGCCCATGCGCCTCTGGCGATTCGTGTGTTTTTGTCTATTTCTGTGGGGTGTGTTTTCTATTTTTCAATATCCAAATGGGCCAAAATCAAAGAAGTGGATGATTTTCTGAATATTCTCAAAAGAAAATCGCTGACCTCATGA